CCGACGGGGCTTTTTGCGCACGAGCCCGAGCCCATCGCCGCCAACCTGGGCAGCCTCTGTGATCGTGTCAGGCAGGCAGAGGCCGACGCGGGCTTCGCACAGGACCCCGACGCCGATCGGCTGGCGATTGTCGATGAGAACGGTGTCTACATTGGCGAGGAGTACACTCTGGCGCTGGCCGCCAGGCATGTCTACTCGGTCCGTTCAGGTGTGGCGGCCGCGAATCTTTCCACCTCGCGCATGATCGACGATGTGGCCGGGGCGGCCGGTGGACGCGTCATTCGCACGCCCGTGGGCGAGGCCAATGTTGCGAATGCCATGCTCGAAAACGATTGTGTCATCGGCGGGGAAGGCAATGGCGGGGTGATCGACTTGCGCGTCGGACCGATTCGCGACAGCCTCGTGGCGATGGCGCTGGTGCTGCAACTGATGGCCGAGACGGGCAAGACGGCCAGCCAACTGGTGCAGGAGATCGGCGGATACGTCATGCAGAAGGACAAGTTCGCCGCCGACGCCTCCCAGGCACAGCGGATCATCGATCTGACGAAGCAGCGGTTTCCTGATGCGGTGCTGAATGCGTCCGATGGGTGCCGTTTCGATTTCGACGATGGCTGGGTGCACCTGCGGACGAGCAACACCGAGCCCGTGATGCGACTGATCGTCGAAGCCAACGACGAAGCGGCGGCAAGGCGGTACATTGACACGGTCTCGGAGATTCGCGAGTCCGTACTGGGGTAGACCGGTGGCAGCCGACAGCAAGAACGACGAGGCCGTCGCGCAGACTCGGTGGGTGACCTGTCTGGGCATGGGAGTGAACGTCGCGCTGTCGGCCATCAAGGTCGCCGTCGGTCTGGGCTTTGCCTCTCTCGCCCTGGTCGCCGACGGCATCCACTCGCTCAGTGATCTGGTCACCGACCTGGCGGTCCTGCTTGGATTGTATCTGGGGGCTCGAAAGCCCGACACGACGCACCCCTATGGGCATGGTCGGCTGGAGACGTTCTCTGCGGTTCTGGTTGCCGTCGTGCTGATCGGCGTCGGCGGGACCATGATCTACTACGCGACCGTGGCGATCGCCAGAAATGAAGTAGCCGTGCCCCATTGGCCGGTTCTCGCCGTGGCGGTCCTGTCGATCCTGGCGAAGGAGACCCTCTATCGGATTACGAAGCGAGTTGCTGTAAAGTCACACAGCACGGCGCTTTATGCCAATGCCTGGCACCACCGCAGCGATGCCCTCAGTTCGGTGGCCGTGTTGGTCGGCTACGGGGTGCTGTACCTCGGGTTCGATCACGGCGATCAAGTGGCGGCCATGGCTGTCGGACTGATGATCATCCTTGTGGGTGTCAAGATCGTCGGCGATTCCCTTCGCGAACTGACGGAAGGCGCGGTCGACCCGCAGACGGTCGCGCAGGTCATGAAGGTAATCGACGGACACGAAGAGATTCGCCAGTGGCACCGGTTGAGAAGTCGTCGCGTCGGACGGGAACTGTTCCTCGACGTGCACATCCTGGTCGATCCGGACCTGAACGTGGCTGCTGCGCACGAGATCTCCGAGCGGCTGGAAAAAGCCCTCGATGAGGAGATATCCTGTCCGGTCAATCTCACGGTGCACATCGAGCCCGACCTGCCGGCCTTTCGAAAACAGGGTTGGCGGGAGTAGGGAATCGAGACGGACCGACATATATACTTTCTGGTCTTCTGGAAAAACTATTGCGAGCGGGGGGGCCTGTGTCGTACAATCTCCTGCTTTTCAGGGGATCATGTAGTTCAAGAAAGGACATTCCATACGATGAGTCTTGAAAGTTTCTTCGCCCCGAAATCCGTCGCCGTCGTTGGGGCCTCACGGCAGAAGGGCAAGGTCGGGTACGAGATTCTGGTCAACATGATCTCATCCGGCTTTGAGGGGAAGATCTGGCCCGTCAACCGGAGCACCGACTCGGTGGAGGGGCTCAAATGCTACCCCGACCTGACGAGCATAGGGGAGACGCCGGAACTGGTGATTGTCATCGTTCCGGCGAAGTTCGTTTTAGGGGTGATGGAAGAGTGCGCCACGATCGGCACCAAGGCCGTGATCATCATCACTGCCGGCTTCAAGGAGATCGGAGAAGAAGGCAAGAAGCTCGAAGACGAAGTCGTGCGGGTGGCGCGCCGGTCGGGCATTCGGATCATCGGCCCGAACTGTCTGGGGGTGACCGTGACGGCCTCCAAGCTGAACGCCAGCTTCGGCGGGGATCTTCCCGACGTTGGCGGGATCGGCTATCTGTCTCAATCCGGTGCACTGCTGGCGGCCATTCTGGACATCGCCAAGGCCAACGGCATCGGCTTCAGCAGCCTGTTCAGCATCGGCAACAAGGCAGACGTCGATGAACTCGATCTGATCGAGGCTCTGGCGAAGGACCCCAACACGACCGTCATCGCCGGGTATCTCGAGAACATCAAAGACGGAAACGCGTTCGTGCATGCCGCCGAGCAGATCTCCCACGAGAAGCCGATCCTTCTGATGAAGTCGGGCGGGACCTCGGCCGGCGCCAAGGCCGCGTCGTCGCACACCGGCTCGCTGGCGGGCAGTGAAGTGGCGTATGAAGCCATGTTCACGCGGGCCGGCATCATTCGCTGCGAGTCCATCACGGAGCAGTTCGACTTCGCCCAGGCGTTTGCCAACCAGCCGCTGCCCAAAGGGCCCGGCGTGGTGGTCCTGACGAACGCCGGCGGCGCCGGCATCATGGCGGCCGACGCCATCGAACGCGAAGGGCTGACCTTCGCCAAGCTGAGTCCCGCGACGATCGAGAAACTGAAGACGAAACTGCCGGCGGCGGCGAATTTCCACAACCCCGTGGATGTCCTCGGCGACGCGCTGGCAGATCGCTATGAGTTCGCACTGGATGTGCTTCTCGATGATCCAAGCGTGGAAACGGTGCTGGTTCTTCTGACGCCGCAGGCCATGACCGAGGCGCAGGAGACGGCTGAGGCGATCGCCAGAGTGTCCCGTCTCAAGCCGGACAAGCCGATCCTTGCCTGTTTCATGGGGGCCAGCAAGGTGGAGGAAGGCGTGAAAGTCTTTCGTGAGGCGAAGATCCCCCAGTACGAGTCGCCGGAAGACGCCGTGGCCACGATCAAGGCAATGGCCGACTATGTCCGGTGGCGCGCCCGCCCGAAGCGCGTCGTGAGGCTTTTCCCGGTCAACCGCCGCAAGGTCGAGAGCATCATCGAACGGCATTTGCGCCATGGGGCCCGCGAGATCGGCGAATCGGAATCGAAGGAAATCCTCGAGGCCTATGGCTTCGCGACGCCGAGTGGCTCGATTGCCACCACGGCCGATCAGGCGGCCAACATCGCCGAGCAACTCGGCTATCCGGTCGTGCTGAAGATCTGGTCGCCCGACATCGTGCACAAGTCCGACGTCGGCGGGGTCAAGATCGGACTCAAGAGCGCTCAGGAGGTCAAGGACGCGTTCGATCTGATGATGTACCGTATCCCGAAGAAGGTGCCCGATGCCCATATTCTTGGGGTGTTGGTTCAGGAGATGTGCGCCAGCGGTCGTGAGGTGATCCTGGGCATGCATCGCGACCCCCACTTCGGTCCGCTGATGATGTTCGGTATGGGCGGCGTCATGGTCGAGGTCCTCAAGGACGTCGCGTTCTACCTGGCGCCCCTGACGGGTGACGAGGCCCGGCAGATGCTGGTCAACACGAAAACCTATCAACTCCTCAAAGGCGTTCGAGGCCAGGAGGGAGTGGATATTGAAGCGATTGCCGAGGGGCTCCAGAGGCTCAGCCAGTTGGTGACGGAGTTCCCGCAGATTCAGGAGATGGACATCAATCCGTACGTTGTGGGCCTTCCGGGGACCACGCCGATAGCCGTAGACGCCCGAATTAGTGTAGAGAAGTGACATGCAAGCGATTGATTGGCAAGCGAAGTACAAGGACAAAGTCAAGACCGCTCCGGCGGCGATGAAACTGATCAAATCCGGCCACAGCATCTTCATCGGGACCGGTTGCGCTCAGCCGCAGCATCTGGTCCACGCCCTGGTGGAGCACAGCGACCACATCTACGACGCCCACATTGTGCACCTGCTGACGATGGGAGATGCGCCCTACGTGGACGACAAGTTCCGCGAGAAGTTCAAGATGAACAGCTTCTTCATCGCCGACAACGTGCGACACGCCCTTGACCGGGGGGTGGGCGACTACACGCCGATTTTCCTGTCGGAGATTCCCGCTGAATTCGAATCGGGTCGCATCCCGATCGACGTGGCGCTGATCTCGGTCGCTCCTCCTGACGCCAACGGCCTGTGCAGCCTGGGGGTCTCGGTCGACATCGTGCAGTCGGCGGCCGCCAACGCCCGCTACGTCATTGCGCAGGTCAACAGCCACATGCCGCGCACGCATGGCAACAGCTTCCTGCACGTCAACACCATCGACGTCCTGGTCCCCCACGATGAGCCGATCATCGAGATCCCGATCGAAGAGCCTGACGAGACGCTGCGCCGCATCGGGCAGAACGTCGCCCACCTCGTCGAAGACGGCAGCACCATCGAGTGCGGCATCGGACGCATCCCCCAGGCCTTGGCCGAGTATCTCGTGTACAAGAAGGACCTCGGTGTCCATACCGAGATGTTCAGCGACTGGATCCTCGAGTTGATCGAATGCGGCGCGATCACCTGTGCGAAGAAATCACTCAATCGCGGCAAAATCGTCGCGAGCTTCTGCATGGGCTCCAAGAAACTGTACGACTACATCGACAACAATCCGTTCTTTGAATTCTACCCCACCGAATACGTCAATGACGTCAACGTCATTAGCCAGCATGACAAGATGGTGGGAATCAACGTCGGGCTGGAGATCGACCTGACGGGGCAGGTTTGCGCCGATTCTCTCGGGTACAAGTTCTACAGTGGCATCGGCGGGCAGGTGGACTTCATTCGCGGCTCGGCCCGGAGTCGCGGGGGCAAGGCGGTGATCGCCATGCCGTCGACGGCCAAGAACGGCGAGATCTCTCGCATCGTGCCCAACCTGACGGAAGGGGCCGGCGTCGTCACCACCCGCGCCGACGTCCACTATGTCGTGACCGAGTATGGAATCGCCTATCTGCATGGCAAGAGCATTCGGCAGCGGGTTCTCGATCTGATCAACATCGCCCATCCGAAGTTCCGCAAGGGCCTGATGCAGGCGGCGAAAGCCAGGAATTACATCTACCAGGACCAGATCGAGATGTCGTGGGACCAGGTCAACTATCCCGAGGAGCTGGAGCATTACGCCACCCTGCGGGATGGCACGGAGATCTTCTTCCGGCCGATCAAGCCGATCGACGAGCCGGCGTTGTCCGAGATGCTCTACTCGCTCAGCGAGCAGTCGGTTCGCACCCGCTACATGACTCGCACGATGGCCTTTCCGCACAAAGACGTGCAGCAGTTGACGAACATCGACTACAAGGGCGACATCGCCATCGTCGGGATCGTCCCGGGGATTGGTGGTGACGACATCGTCGCGATCACCCAATACTACCTCGACCCAAAGACCATGGCGGCCGAAGTGGCCTTTCTCGTGCAGGACGAGTGGCAGCAGAAGGGCATGGGCACGTTCCTGTTGGACTACATCGCGCAGGTGGCCAGGCAGCGCGGCGTCAAACGCTTCTATGCGAAGGTCCTGCCGGATAACAAGCCGATGTTGGCCGTCTTCCAGAACTCGGGATACAAAGTCAATGTGGAATTCGACGGGGACGTCTACAACGTCTCGTACGATCTGACCAAAGAGCGGTCATAGGAAATCGCCTTGTCCGGACGAAGAACTGCTTTCATTCACTCCGAGCAGATCGAGCAATACAGGTATCCGGAGGGTTGCCCCTTTCGGACCGAACGCGCCGGGATGCTGCGGAAGACCCTGGTCTCGATGGGACTGCTCTCCGGGCCGGGGATCCGTGAAGTGGCCCCTCGGCCCGCCGACCCGCAGGTTCTCACGCGGTTCCATTCCGCTCGCTACCTCCAGGCCCTGAAGCAGGCGGACCAGGGGCAGTGGGACATCGAGGCGCTGCACATGGGCATCGGCACGGAGGACGTGCCGATCTTTCGCGGCATGTACGACTATGCAGTGCTCGCGGCGGGCGCCACGCTTGTCGGCGCCGAACTGATCCTTTCGGGCGAGGTTGACGTCGCGTTCAATCCGTCGGGGGGGTATCACCATGCGTTCCCCGAGAAAGCGGCGGGTTTCTGCTACATCAATGACAACGCCATCACCTGTTCGGTCTTAGCCGAGGCGGGCAAGCGGGTCCTCTTTCTGGACATCGACGTGCACTGCGGAGACGGCGTCGCCTACGCCTTCCATGACCGTTCGGATGTCATGACGATCTCTCTCCACGAGAATCCCAGGATGCTCTTTCCCGGGACGGGATTCGAAGACGAAATCGGCGAGGGTAAGGGTCGGGGCTATTGCGTCAATCTCCCGCTGCCTGTGGGGACGTACGATCGTGCCTACCTGTATGCGTTCGAGTCCGTCGTGATGCCGCTGATCGGCGCCTTCGATCCCGATGTGATCGTTTTCGAACTCGGGGCCGATGCGTTGGCCGGTGACCCGCTCGCCCATCTTCATCTGACCAACAACACCTACGCGGAAATCATCAAACGCCTGCTGAGCTTCGACAAGCCGATCCTCGCCACCGGAGGGGGTGGCTACAGCGTCGAAAACACTATCCGCGCCTGGGCCCTGGCTTGGACGGTCTTCACCGGTGACGACGATGACTTTGGCCTCGGCGCCCTGATGGGCGGCGTGATGATGGAGAGCACCGACTGGCAGGGGGGGTTCCGGGACAGGCAACTGGTCGTCACGGACGAACAAAGACGGGCCGTTATCCCGGCACTGGATGCTTCCATCGATCTGATCAAGGCCAAGGTCTTCCCCATTCACGGCCTCTGATCGGCCTGTCCAACGAAAAAGACCCGGGACGAGCCCGGGTCTTTCAATGACTGCCAGTATGGAAGGCTATGCCTTCCTGAAGGTTCCGTCGAGTTCGCCCTTGATCTCCGCCTTGACGGCCGGTTCGGAGACGGCGATGGGCTTGAGTGTCGCTGCGACGGCTGCGGCCGCCAGGCAGGCGATGCCGGCGGGAATGAAAGCCCACATCCAGGCCTGTGCGTTGCCCATCAAACCGCCCAGCCGCGGACCGACCAGGCCGCCGACGCCGTAGGCCATAAAGACCCACGGATAGTTCTCGCCTACGCTCTTGTTGCCGAACAGGTCGGCCGTCGCCGCCGGGAACAATGCGAAATTGCCGCCGAAGTTGAAGCCAATGACCGCGGCGCCGAGGTAAAGGCCGATCTCGTTGCCTCCGAT
The Anaerobaca lacustris DNA segment above includes these coding regions:
- a CDS encoding acetoin utilization protein AcuC is translated as MSGRRTAFIHSEQIEQYRYPEGCPFRTERAGMLRKTLVSMGLLSGPGIREVAPRPADPQVLTRFHSARYLQALKQADQGQWDIEALHMGIGTEDVPIFRGMYDYAVLAAGATLVGAELILSGEVDVAFNPSGGYHHAFPEKAAGFCYINDNAITCSVLAEAGKRVLFLDIDVHCGDGVAYAFHDRSDVMTISLHENPRMLFPGTGFEDEIGEGKGRGYCVNLPLPVGTYDRAYLYAFESVVMPLIGAFDPDVIVFELGADALAGDPLAHLHLTNNTYAEIIKRLLSFDKPILATGGGGYSVENTIRAWALAWTVFTGDDDDFGLGALMGGVMMESTDWQGGFRDRQLVVTDEQRRAVIPALDASIDLIKAKVFPIHGL
- the glmM gene encoding phosphoglucosamine mutase; the encoded protein is MAQELIISVSGMRGIVGENLTAAIAAEYGCAFGSFLKDNAGADRSRSAVCIGRDSRTSGQMLASAVMAGLCSVGIDAVDLGLVTTPGVGIMLRHLGCAGGMMITASHNPLPYNGIKLLLGNGMAPPPDTAVQIRQRFFDKRFAFVGSPQCGRVVANSEADRIHIEKVLAVVSSQQIARRRYKIVLDSVNGAGAPVAKKLLAELGCEVVAMNDEPTGLFAHEPEPIAANLGSLCDRVRQAEADAGFAQDPDADRLAIVDENGVYIGEEYTLALAARHVYSVRSGVAAANLSTSRMIDDVAGAAGGRVIRTPVGEANVANAMLENDCVIGGEGNGGVIDLRVGPIRDSLVAMALVLQLMAETGKTASQLVQEIGGYVMQKDKFAADASQAQRIIDLTKQRFPDAVLNASDGCRFDFDDGWVHLRTSNTEPVMRLIVEANDEAAARRYIDTVSEIRESVLG
- the acs gene encoding acetate--CoA ligase alpha subunit; this translates as MSLESFFAPKSVAVVGASRQKGKVGYEILVNMISSGFEGKIWPVNRSTDSVEGLKCYPDLTSIGETPELVIVIVPAKFVLGVMEECATIGTKAVIIITAGFKEIGEEGKKLEDEVVRVARRSGIRIIGPNCLGVTVTASKLNASFGGDLPDVGGIGYLSQSGALLAAILDIAKANGIGFSSLFSIGNKADVDELDLIEALAKDPNTTVIAGYLENIKDGNAFVHAAEQISHEKPILLMKSGGTSAGAKAASSHTGSLAGSEVAYEAMFTRAGIIRCESITEQFDFAQAFANQPLPKGPGVVVLTNAGGAGIMAADAIEREGLTFAKLSPATIEKLKTKLPAAANFHNPVDVLGDALADRYEFALDVLLDDPSVETVLVLLTPQAMTEAQETAEAIARVSRLKPDKPILACFMGASKVEEGVKVFREAKIPQYESPEDAVATIKAMADYVRWRARPKRVVRLFPVNRRKVESIIERHLRHGAREIGESESKEILEAYGFATPSGSIATTADQAANIAEQLGYPVVLKIWSPDIVHKSDVGGVKIGLKSAQEVKDAFDLMMYRIPKKVPDAHILGVLVQEMCASGREVILGMHRDPHFGPLMMFGMGGVMVEVLKDVAFYLAPLTGDEARQMLVNTKTYQLLKGVRGQEGVDIEAIAEGLQRLSQLVTEFPQIQEMDINPYVVGLPGTTPIAVDARISVEK
- a CDS encoding cation diffusion facilitator family transporter, which translates into the protein MAADSKNDEAVAQTRWVTCLGMGVNVALSAIKVAVGLGFASLALVADGIHSLSDLVTDLAVLLGLYLGARKPDTTHPYGHGRLETFSAVLVAVVLIGVGGTMIYYATVAIARNEVAVPHWPVLAVAVLSILAKETLYRITKRVAVKSHSTALYANAWHHRSDALSSVAVLVGYGVLYLGFDHGDQVAAMAVGLMIILVGVKIVGDSLRELTEGAVDPQTVAQVMKVIDGHEEIRQWHRLRSRRVGRELFLDVHILVDPDLNVAAAHEISERLEKALDEEISCPVNLTVHIEPDLPAFRKQGWRE
- a CDS encoding GNAT family N-acetyltransferase, which translates into the protein MQAIDWQAKYKDKVKTAPAAMKLIKSGHSIFIGTGCAQPQHLVHALVEHSDHIYDAHIVHLLTMGDAPYVDDKFREKFKMNSFFIADNVRHALDRGVGDYTPIFLSEIPAEFESGRIPIDVALISVAPPDANGLCSLGVSVDIVQSAAANARYVIAQVNSHMPRTHGNSFLHVNTIDVLVPHDEPIIEIPIEEPDETLRRIGQNVAHLVEDGSTIECGIGRIPQALAEYLVYKKDLGVHTEMFSDWILELIECGAITCAKKSLNRGKIVASFCMGSKKLYDYIDNNPFFEFYPTEYVNDVNVISQHDKMVGINVGLEIDLTGQVCADSLGYKFYSGIGGQVDFIRGSARSRGGKAVIAMPSTAKNGEISRIVPNLTEGAGVVTTRADVHYVVTEYGIAYLHGKSIRQRVLDLINIAHPKFRKGLMQAAKARNYIYQDQIEMSWDQVNYPEELEHYATLRDGTEIFFRPIKPIDEPALSEMLYSLSEQSVRTRYMTRTMAFPHKDVQQLTNIDYKGDIAIVGIVPGIGGDDIVAITQYYLDPKTMAAEVAFLVQDEWQQKGMGTFLLDYIAQVARQRGVKRFYAKVLPDNKPMLAVFQNSGYKVNVEFDGDVYNVSYDLTKERS